In a genomic window of Apteryx mantelli isolate bAptMan1 chromosome 2, bAptMan1.hap1, whole genome shotgun sequence:
- the LOC136991418 gene encoding 5-beta-cholestane-3-alpha,7-alpha-diol 12-alpha-hydroxylase-like encodes MALWVTLLCSLVASLLGGLYLLGAFRRRRANEPPLDKGHIPWLGYALDFRKDSSEFLKRMQRKHGDIFTVLLGGYYFTFVMDPFCFGAIVKESRAKLDFKKFASELVRRVFGYQSVEASHKIIQLSSTKHLMGDGLVVMTQAMMENLQKLMLFKMNSGERERTWQEDSLFNYCYNIIFRAGYLALYGSEPHQGADNKEKANEHDRVHSDELFYEFRKYDRLFPRLAYAVLPPKDKIEAERLKRLFWSMLSVKKSRQKDNISGWVSDQEQSLAENGVPEYMRDRFMFLLLWASQGNTGPAAFWLLFYLMKHPEAMKAVKEEVDKVSRESGQEVKPGRPPINVTRDMLNQTPLLDSALEETLRLVAAPILIRAVLQDMTLKTSDGTEYALRKGDRVALFPHASVQMDPEIHPEPHRFKYDRFLNPDGTRKDFYKNGKKLKYFSMPWGAGISICPGRFFATNEMKLFVFLMLTYYDLELLDGEEEIPPIDSSRWGFGTMQPIRDVRFRYRPRF; translated from the coding sequence ATGGCTCTCTGGGTAACTCTTCTTTGTTCCCTGGTAGCATCGCTGCTTGGTGGCCTCTACCTCCTGGGAGCGTTTCGAAGGAGGAGAGCCAATGAGCCCCCTCTGGACAAGGGTCACATCCCGTGGCTGGGTTACGCCCTGGATTTCAGAAAGGACAGTTCAGAGTTTCTAAAGAGGATGCAGAGAAAACACGGGGATATTTTCACAGTGCTACTCGGAGGCTATTACTTCACCTTCGTGATGGACCCCTTTTGCTTTGGCGCCATAGTGAAGGAATCGCGAGCCAAACTAGACTTTAAGAAGTTTGCATCCGAACTGGTCCGCCGGGTTTTTGGATACCAGTCCGTTGAAGCCAGCCACAAGATTATTCAGCTATCAAGCACGAAGCATCTGATGGGGGATGGACTCGTTGTCATGACACAAGCCATGATGGAGAACTTGCAGAAGCTGATGCTTTTCAAGATGAACTCAGGAGAGAGGGAGCGAACGTGGCAAGAGGACAGTCTCTTCAACTACTGCTACAACATCATCTTCAGAGCTGGGTACCTGGCTTTGTACGGCAGTGAGCCACACCAAGGGGCAGACAACAAGGAGAAAGCTAACGAGCACGATCGTGTTCACTCTGATGAGCTGTTCTATGAATTCCGGAAGTACGACCGCCTCTTCCCTCGCCTGGCCTATGCCGTGTTGCCTCCCAAAGACAAAATTGAAGCTGAGCGGCTCAAGAGGCTCTTCTGGAGCATGCTGTCTGTGAAGAAGAGCCGACAGAAGGACAACATCAGTGGGTGGGTAAGTGACCAAGAGCAGTCCCTGGCAGAAAACGGTGTTCCCGAGTACATGAGGGATCGTTTCATGTTTCTGCTCCTCTGGGCATCCCAAGGCAACACTGGCCCAGCTGCCTTCTGGCTCCTCTTCTATCTAATGAAACATCCAGAAGCTATGAAGGCTGTGAAGGAAGAAGTGGACAAAGTCTCCAGGGAGAGCGGCCAGGAAGTGAAGCCAGGTAGGCCACCAATTAACGTCACTAGGGACATGTTAAACCAGACCCCTCTTCTGGACAGTgctctggaggagaccctgcggcTGGTTGCAGCCCCAATCCTTATCAGAGCCGTCCTGCAGGACATGACCCTTAAGACGAGCGACGGGACAGAGTATGCTCTCCGCAAAGGAGACAGGGTGGCTTTGTTCCCACATGCCTCTGTGCAGATGGACCCAGAAATCCATCCCGAGCCTCACCGATTTAAATATGACCGGTTCCTAAACCCAGATGGCACCAGGAAAGATTTCTACAAGAATGggaaaaagctgaagtatttcagCATGCCTTGGGGAGCAGGGATATCCATCTGTCCTGGGCGGTTCTTCGCGACCAATGAAATGAAACTGTTTgtgttcttgatgctgacttactATGACTTGGAGCTGCTTGACGGAGAAGAGGAGATCCCGCCGATagacagcagccgctggggatttGGAACGATGCAGCCCATTCGTGACGTTCGCTTCAGATACCGGCCGCgcttttaa